A genomic window from Martelella lutilitoris includes:
- a CDS encoding CarD family transcriptional regulator: MTVQQKKSAGRHGFKTGESIVYPAHGVGTINAIEEQEVAGMKLELFVIDFDKDKMRLKVPVAKAMSIGMRKLSETDFVERALKVVQGKARVKRTMWSRRAQEYDAKINSGDLISIAEVVRDLFRADTQPEQSYSERQLYEAALDRMAREIAAVNKLSETEAVRLIESHLAKGPKRGKGADEEDDAREEAA; this comes from the coding sequence ATGACAGTACAACAGAAAAAGTCTGCCGGCCGCCATGGTTTCAAGACCGGTGAGTCCATCGTCTACCCCGCTCACGGCGTTGGCACGATCAACGCGATCGAGGAGCAGGAAGTGGCCGGCATGAAGCTCGAGCTTTTTGTCATCGATTTCGACAAGGACAAGATGCGCCTGAAGGTGCCGGTTGCCAAGGCCATGAGCATCGGCATGCGCAAGCTGTCGGAGACCGATTTCGTCGAGCGCGCTTTGAAAGTTGTGCAGGGCAAGGCCCGCGTGAAGCGCACCATGTGGTCGCGCCGCGCCCAGGAATATGACGCCAAGATCAATTCCGGCGATCTGATCTCGATTGCGGAGGTCGTTCGTGATCTCTTCCGCGCCGATACCCAGCCCGAGCAGTCCTATTCCGAGCGCCAGCTTTACGAGGCGGCGCTTGACCGCATGGCGCGCGAGATCGCCGCCGTCAACAAGCTCTCGGAAACCGAGGCCGTCCGTCTCATCGAGTCCCACCTTGCCAAGGGTCCCAAGCGCGGCAAGGGTGCGGACGAAGAGGACGACGCGCGCGAAGAGGCCGCCTGA
- a CDS encoding M48 family metalloprotease, with protein MNNNPGRLQTDRRRTGRHRAALALAAMLALSACTTTDTYFIVPDTGGNEQTVEALTRNDPNAAMGAREHPRILETYGGQYRDPQVERLVARIAGALTAVSENPQQTYRITILNSPSINAFALPGGYLYVTRGLLALANDASEIAAVLSHEMAHVTANHGIERQRREEAEAISNEVIAEVLPDTPAVEQIAARGKMRLAAFSRQQELEADAIGIRMLAEAGYDPTAAARFLRSMAAFAQYESAGAEDASLDFLSSHPNTPRRVQLADEQAALYANVGAKEVGHDYFLNGINGLLYGSNADEGYIRDRNFYHPKLQIAFEVPPGFSMTDKANAVVATGPNDVAIRFDGVKAKGRRDLQDYIQSGWVTGLVPGSVETTSVNGMPAATAHAVAGDWSFDVTVIRDGNEIYRLLTAAPRGSGYLEDIAGAVRASFHKMSPQELAALKPLRIRIVKVQPGDTMASLSAKMMGTSRKLALFRVLNALGPGATLSVGQDVKIVSQ; from the coding sequence ATGAACAATAATCCTGGCCGCCTGCAGACGGACCGCCGCCGGACCGGCAGGCATCGTGCCGCGCTTGCCCTTGCCGCCATGCTTGCGCTCTCCGCCTGCACGACGACCGACACCTATTTCATCGTGCCGGACACGGGCGGCAACGAGCAGACCGTCGAGGCGCTGACCCGCAACGATCCCAATGCCGCCATGGGCGCGCGCGAGCATCCGCGCATCCTGGAGACCTATGGCGGGCAGTACCGCGATCCCCAGGTCGAACGGCTTGTCGCCCGTATTGCCGGCGCGCTGACGGCGGTCTCGGAAAATCCGCAGCAGACATACCGCATCACCATCCTCAATTCGCCGAGCATCAACGCATTTGCGCTGCCCGGCGGCTATCTCTACGTCACCCGGGGTCTTCTGGCGCTTGCCAATGACGCCTCGGAGATCGCTGCCGTGCTGTCGCACGAAATGGCGCATGTGACCGCCAATCACGGCATCGAGCGCCAGCGCCGCGAAGAGGCCGAGGCCATTTCCAACGAAGTGATCGCCGAGGTTCTGCCCGATACGCCCGCGGTGGAGCAGATTGCCGCCCGCGGCAAAATGCGGCTTGCCGCCTTCTCGCGCCAGCAGGAGCTTGAGGCCGACGCGATCGGCATCCGCATGCTGGCCGAAGCCGGTTACGACCCGACGGCTGCCGCGCGGTTCCTGCGCTCCATGGCCGCCTTTGCCCAGTATGAATCCGCCGGCGCCGAGGATGCGAGCCTCGACTTTCTCTCAAGCCACCCCAATACGCCGCGCCGCGTGCAGCTTGCCGACGAGCAGGCCGCCCTCTACGCCAATGTCGGCGCAAAGGAGGTCGGGCATGACTATTTCCTGAACGGGATCAATGGCCTGCTCTATGGCAGCAATGCCGACGAGGGGTATATCCGAGATCGCAACTTCTATCATCCGAAGCTTCAGATCGCCTTTGAGGTTCCCCCCGGCTTTTCCATGACCGACAAGGCCAATGCCGTGGTGGCGACCGGCCCCAATGATGTGGCGATCCGTTTCGACGGGGTGAAGGCCAAGGGCCGCCGCGACCTTCAGGACTATATCCAGAGCGGCTGGGTGACCGGCCTCGTGCCCGGCTCGGTCGAGACCACGAGCGTCAACGGCATGCCGGCTGCGACGGCCCACGCGGTCGCCGGCGACTGGTCCTTCGACGTGACGGTGATCCGCGACGGCAACGAGATTTACAGGCTGCTGACGGCGGCGCCGCGCGGCAGCGGCTATCTGGAGGACATTGCCGGCGCGGTCCGCGCGTCCTTCCACAAGATGTCGCCGCAGGAGCTTGCCGCCCTGAAGCCGCTCAGAATCCGGATCGTCAAGGTTCAGCCCGGCGATACGATGGCGAGCCTCTCGGCCAAGATGATGGGGACAAGCCGCAAGCTGGCGCTCTTCAGGGTTCTGAACGCGCTTGGCCCCGGCGCAACCCTTTCGGTCGGCCAGGACGTGAAGATCGTTTCGCAATAG
- a CDS encoding RNA-binding S4 domain-containing protein has protein sequence MAEGEAAERQRVDKWLFFARIVKSRSLAQKLVRDGHVKLNGARIVRPSVDVAVGDRLVVVLERRDVHLVVRAPGHRRGPFSEAQELYRDVSPPPAAREKLSAFEQAQRVPGAGRPSKKERRSLMRLRGEE, from the coding sequence ATGGCTGAGGGCGAAGCAGCGGAACGCCAGCGCGTCGACAAATGGCTGTTCTTCGCGCGCATCGTCAAGTCGCGGTCACTGGCGCAGAAGCTGGTCCGCGACGGCCATGTGAAGCTCAATGGCGCGCGCATCGTCCGCCCCAGCGTCGACGTGGCGGTTGGCGACAGGCTGGTGGTGGTCCTTGAGCGACGGGACGTGCATCTCGTCGTGCGCGCGCCCGGTCATCGGCGCGGTCCTTTTTCGGAAGCGCAGGAACTCTACCGGGATGTGAGCCCGCCGCCGGCAGCGCGCGAGAAGCTTTCGGCGTTCGAGCAGGCGCAGCGCGTGCCGGGTGCCGGGCGTCCGTCCAAGAAGGAGCGCCGTTCACTGATGCGGCTGCGCGGCGAGGAGTAG
- the thiP gene encoding thiamine/thiamine pyrophosphate ABC transporter permease produces the protein MYLTGAEFRRSLSAGLVALLAVLGFIAVAVASLAGFGRLADAAAVLNEPYVWRILRFTLYQACLSTLISVALAIPVALAMARRPQFPGRIWIVRLMAVPLGLPVLIGALGIIGIWGRQGLFNDMLDLAALGRPLQIYGLQGILIAHVYFNLPLAARLILAGLERVPQEYFKTAAMLAMPQRSVFRLIEWPVIAPLIAGVAGLIFMLCATSFTLVLILGGGPAATTIEVAIYQALRFDFNPARAVALSGLQIVLTALVLAALAFLPRAGDPGTSASSEAGRRPDADHRLSRGFDFALIALFTLWLILPLAVIVVKGAGADLIGLLVEPVFLRATATSLAIALSAALAALAVALSFIAAIGAIRTLRAPEPFYRGSAGAMSAMGSLVLLVPPIVLGTGWFLLLRPFGLTDTAAPAIVAAINALMALPFVLRVLQPAFAVHRSRTARLAASLGLSGLARLRIVDWPGLRRPVLTALAFAMALSLGDLGAVALFGGDQLTTLPWLLYSRLGSYRTDDANGLALILGALCLVLMIAGTRAPRNAGRGQT, from the coding sequence GCTTCACGCTCTATCAGGCTTGCCTGTCAACGCTGATCTCCGTCGCTCTGGCCATCCCCGTAGCGCTTGCCATGGCAAGGCGTCCGCAGTTTCCCGGTCGCATCTGGATCGTCCGGCTCATGGCCGTGCCGCTCGGGCTTCCGGTGCTGATCGGGGCGCTCGGCATTATCGGCATCTGGGGACGACAGGGCCTGTTCAACGATATGCTGGATCTGGCCGCGCTCGGTCGCCCGCTGCAGATCTATGGCCTGCAGGGCATTCTGATCGCCCATGTCTATTTCAACCTGCCGCTTGCCGCCCGCCTCATTCTGGCGGGGCTTGAACGCGTGCCGCAGGAATATTTCAAGACGGCAGCGATGCTCGCCATGCCGCAGCGCAGCGTGTTCCGCCTGATCGAATGGCCGGTGATCGCGCCGCTGATCGCGGGCGTGGCCGGCCTTATCTTCATGCTCTGCGCCACCTCGTTCACGCTGGTGCTGATCCTTGGCGGCGGGCCGGCGGCGACCACGATCGAGGTCGCGATCTACCAGGCGCTGCGGTTTGATTTCAATCCCGCCCGCGCCGTCGCTCTTTCCGGCCTGCAGATCGTGCTGACAGCGCTGGTCCTTGCTGCACTTGCCTTCCTGCCGCGGGCGGGCGATCCGGGAACAAGCGCCAGCAGCGAGGCCGGCCGCCGCCCCGATGCGGACCATCGGCTGTCGCGCGGCTTCGATTTCGCGCTGATCGCGCTTTTCACGCTTTGGCTTATCCTGCCGCTCGCCGTCATCGTGGTAAAGGGCGCGGGCGCCGATCTGATCGGTTTGCTCGTCGAACCCGTCTTCCTCAGAGCGACGGCGACCAGCCTCGCCATTGCCCTGTCGGCGGCGCTGGCCGCGCTTGCCGTGGCGCTTTCCTTTATTGCCGCCATCGGAGCGATCCGGACCTTGAGGGCACCCGAACCCTTTTATCGCGGCAGCGCCGGCGCCATGTCGGCCATGGGCTCGCTTGTGCTTCTGGTGCCGCCGATCGTGCTGGGCACCGGCTGGTTTCTGCTATTGCGCCCCTTCGGCCTCACCGATACGGCAGCGCCGGCAATCGTCGCCGCGATCAACGCGCTGATGGCGCTGCCCTTCGTGCTGCGCGTGCTGCAGCCGGCCTTCGCCGTCCATCGGTCCCGCACCGCCCGACTTGCCGCAAGCCTCGGGCTTTCCGGCCTTGCCCGCTTGCGGATCGTTGACTGGCCGGGTCTGAGGAGACCCGTGCTGACGGCACTGGCCTTTGCCATGGCGCTGTCGCTCGGCGATCTGGGCGCGGTTGCCCTTTTCGGCGGCGATCAGCTGACCACCCTGCCCTGGCTGCTCTACAGCCGGCTCGGCAGTTATCGTACCGACGATGCCAACGGGCTGGCGCTGATCCTGGGCGCGCTTTGCCTCGTGCTGATGATCGCCGGCACGCGCGCGCCCCGAAACGCTGGAAGAGGACAGACGTGA
- a CDS encoding DUF6622 family protein, with product MEMLVSIIAGTPIYVWVILVILVLRGAKRFQDKEVSVNRLFILPLLFLILAAHRVVSLGFAAPALQGLGLGLLLGGLAVWLLRPQRKLHPVSADRVLIEGEWHTLAMVLILFAALYVQNAGLAINPGLAKHPAFMIPVNLFVGLATGFSVARSAVYMAKARRVTAEA from the coding sequence ATGGAAATGCTCGTCTCGATCATCGCCGGAACGCCGATCTATGTCTGGGTCATCCTCGTCATACTCGTCCTGCGCGGCGCGAAGCGGTTCCAGGACAAGGAAGTGTCGGTCAACCGGCTCTTCATCCTGCCGCTCCTGTTTCTGATCCTTGCGGCGCACAGGGTGGTTTCACTCGGATTTGCCGCGCCCGCTCTGCAGGGACTCGGCCTCGGGCTCCTTCTCGGCGGTCTTGCCGTGTGGCTGCTGCGGCCGCAGAGGAAACTGCACCCCGTCAGCGCCGACAGGGTGCTGATCGAGGGCGAATGGCACACGCTTGCCATGGTTCTGATCCTGTTTGCCGCGCTCTATGTGCAAAATGCCGGCCTCGCCATCAACCCGGGGCTTGCCAAGCATCCCGCCTTCATGATCCCGGTAAACCTCTTCGTCGGCCTTGCCACGGGTTTCTCGGTCGCCCGCTCGGCCGTCTACATGGCGAAGGCGCGGCGCGTGACGGCGGAGGCGTGA
- a CDS encoding helicase-related protein, which yields MILSGRGVTAMLGPTNTGKTHFAIERMVAHSSGIIGLPLRLLAREVYTRLVERVGVNRVALITGEEKIAPKTARYSVCTVEAMPRETDVAFVAIDEVQLAGDLERGHIFTDRILHLRGREETLLLGSATMKPILRQLLPGVSIVERPRLSSLFYAGQKKITRLPRRSAIVAFSSDEVYAIAELIRRQRGGAAVVLGALSPRTRNAQVELYQNGDVEYLVATDAIGMGLNLDVDHVAFAQDRKFDGHQYRNLNAGELGQIAGRAGRHMRDGTFGVTSRVPPFDEELVERLETHHFDPVKVLQWRCKTLDFSSLHALKASLDEVPRVQGLTRALPAVDQRALEFLARNPAVAGKADRRDRIETLWEACALPDYRRITPAQHADLIASLYLDLVEHGTVDEDFLAKQVRHADRTDGEIDTLSARIAQIRTWTYVSNRPGWLADPTHWQEKTRKIEDRLSDALHERLTKRFVDRRTSVLMKRLRENAMLEAEVSVNGDVFVEGHHVGELAGFRFKAVTGAEGPDARAIEAAALKALALEFEARAARLHASGNSDLVLDSSGTVRWLGDPVARLVASENVLRPRIVLLADEQLTGAARDHVAARIERYVAHQIQTVLKPLDDLANADDIEGLARGLAFQLVENFGVLFRRDVAAEVKALDQDARASLRRYGVRFGAYHVFMPALLKPAPAEMITLLWGLANDGLDKPGYGELIPVLAAGRTSVVTDPAFERAFYKLAGFRYLGKRAVRIDILERLADIIRPLTQWKPEAGGAQPEGAFDGRRFVTTPAMMSILGATPDDMEEILKGLGYRADVATPEEVAALEAVQAERDAEKAAKQHAGVAVETVARRAEKPVAAEPAATETPAAPAAETPAEDSGAVEKADKPAAEAAEASGAPAEIAASEPKEEEEPKPVLLWRPGARGNNERNRQGHQARGQRNEGRGRGQPGRKGGDGEQHERSGKPGGKGGKGGKGPRRDRGENEGNKPREQRRERDKPVDPDSPFAKLAALKAQMKR from the coding sequence ATGATCTTGAGCGGACGCGGTGTCACCGCCATGCTCGGTCCGACCAATACCGGCAAGACCCATTTTGCGATTGAACGCATGGTGGCCCATTCCTCGGGCATCATCGGACTGCCGCTGCGCCTTCTGGCCCGCGAAGTCTATACCCGCCTTGTCGAGCGCGTCGGCGTCAATCGCGTGGCGCTGATCACCGGCGAGGAGAAGATCGCGCCGAAAACCGCCCGCTACAGCGTCTGCACCGTCGAAGCGATGCCGCGCGAGACCGATGTCGCCTTCGTGGCGATCGACGAGGTCCAGCTGGCCGGCGATCTGGAGCGCGGCCACATCTTCACCGACCGCATCCTGCATTTGCGCGGGCGCGAGGAGACCCTTCTTCTGGGCTCGGCGACGATGAAGCCGATCCTTCGGCAATTGCTGCCGGGCGTTTCGATCGTCGAGCGGCCGCGACTTTCCAGCCTGTTCTACGCCGGGCAGAAGAAGATCACCCGCCTGCCGCGCCGTTCGGCGATCGTCGCCTTTTCCTCCGACGAAGTCTATGCGATCGCGGAACTGATCCGCCGTCAGCGGGGCGGCGCGGCCGTTGTGCTGGGCGCGCTTAGCCCGCGCACCCGCAATGCCCAGGTCGAACTCTACCAGAATGGCGACGTCGAATATCTCGTGGCGACGGACGCCATCGGCATGGGGCTCAATCTTGATGTCGATCATGTGGCCTTCGCCCAGGATCGTAAATTCGACGGCCATCAGTACCGCAATCTCAATGCCGGCGAGCTCGGACAGATCGCGGGGCGCGCCGGCCGCCACATGCGCGACGGCACATTTGGCGTGACAAGCCGCGTCCCGCCCTTTGACGAGGAACTGGTGGAGCGGCTCGAAACCCATCACTTCGACCCCGTCAAGGTGCTGCAATGGCGCTGCAAGACGCTTGATTTCTCCTCGCTGCATGCGCTGAAGGCGAGCCTTGACGAGGTGCCGCGCGTGCAGGGGCTGACGCGGGCGCTTCCAGCCGTCGACCAGCGCGCGCTGGAGTTTCTCGCCCGCAACCCCGCCGTTGCCGGAAAGGCGGACCGCCGCGACAGGATCGAGACCCTGTGGGAGGCTTGCGCGCTGCCGGACTATCGGCGCATCACGCCGGCCCAACACGCCGACCTGATCGCCTCGCTTTATCTCGACCTTGTCGAGCATGGCACGGTGGATGAGGATTTCCTCGCCAAACAGGTCCGCCATGCCGATAGGACCGATGGTGAAATCGATACGCTTTCGGCGCGTATCGCCCAGATCAGAACATGGACCTATGTGTCGAACCGGCCCGGATGGCTTGCCGATCCGACACACTGGCAGGAAAAGACACGGAAAATAGAGGATCGGTTGTCGGATGCACTGCATGAGAGGTTGACGAAACGCTTCGTTGACCGCAGGACTTCCGTGCTGATGAAGCGCCTGAGAGAGAATGCGATGCTTGAAGCTGAAGTGAGCGTGAACGGGGATGTCTTTGTGGAAGGACATCATGTGGGGGAACTGGCGGGCTTTCGTTTCAAAGCCGTGACCGGCGCCGAGGGGCCGGATGCCAGGGCGATCGAGGCTGCCGCGCTGAAAGCGCTGGCGCTCGAATTCGAGGCGCGGGCCGCGCGTCTGCACGCCTCCGGCAATTCCGACCTGGTGCTGGATTCCTCCGGAACGGTGCGGTGGCTCGGCGATCCGGTGGCCCGGCTCGTTGCCTCCGAAAATGTCTTGAGGCCGCGCATCGTGCTGCTGGCCGACGAACAGTTGACTGGCGCGGCCCGCGATCATGTCGCGGCCCGCATCGAGCGCTATGTGGCGCACCAGATCCAGACGGTGCTGAAGCCGCTCGATGATCTCGCCAACGCCGATGACATCGAGGGGCTGGCGCGCGGCCTCGCCTTCCAGCTGGTCGAGAATTTCGGCGTGCTGTTCCGGCGCGATGTCGCCGCCGAGGTCAAGGCGCTCGATCAGGATGCGCGGGCCTCGCTTCGCCGCTACGGCGTGCGCTTTGGCGCCTATCACGTCTTCATGCCAGCTCTCTTGAAGCCGGCGCCGGCCGAGATGATCACCCTGCTGTGGGGTCTCGCCAATGACGGCCTCGACAAGCCCGGCTATGGCGAACTCATTCCGGTGCTGGCGGCCGGTCGCACTTCGGTCGTTACCGATCCGGCTTTCGAACGCGCCTTCTACAAGCTTGCCGGTTTCCGTTACCTCGGCAAGCGCGCCGTGCGCATCGACATTCTCGAACGCCTCGCCGACATCATCCGCCCGCTGACGCAGTGGAAGCCGGAAGCGGGTGGCGCGCAGCCGGAAGGCGCCTTCGACGGCCGTCGCTTCGTCACTACGCCGGCGATGATGTCGATCCTCGGCGCAACGCCCGACGACATGGAAGAGATCCTGAAGGGCCTCGGCTATCGCGCCGATGTGGCAACGCCCGAGGAAGTCGCGGCGCTTGAGGCCGTTCAGGCCGAGCGCGATGCCGAGAAGGCCGCAAAGCAGCATGCAGGCGTCGCCGTCGAGACGGTTGCCCGGCGCGCCGAGAAACCGGTTGCCGCAGAGCCTGCCGCCACGGAGACGCCGGCGGCTCCGGCTGCTGAAACGCCCGCTGAAGACAGTGGCGCGGTCGAGAAGGCCGATAAACCCGCTGCCGAAGCTGCGGAAGCCTCCGGCGCGCCCGCCGAAATCGCTGCGTCAGAGCCCAAGGAGGAGGAAGAGCCAAAGCCCGTCCTGCTCTGGCGTCCGGGCGCGCGCGGCAACAACGAGCGCAACCGGCAAGGCCATCAGGCGCGCGGCCAGCGCAATGAGGGTCGCGGTCGCGGTCAGCCGGGTCGAAAGGGCGGTGACGGCGAGCAGCACGAGCGTTCCGGCAAGCCCGGCGGCAAGGGCGGTAAAGGCGGCAAGGGACCGCGCCGCGATCGTGGCGAGAACGAGGGCAACAAGCCGCGCGAGCAGCGCCGCGAGCGCGACAAGCCCGTCGATCCGGATTCGCCCTTCGCCAAGCTTGCCGCGCTGAAGGCGCAGATGAAGCGGTAA
- a CDS encoding thiamine ABC transporter ATP-binding protein codes for MTQSPSIVLDSAALALGDKNFRFSGEIAGGRVTAVTGRSGSGKTTLLNLIAGFEEPDSGRVIIGGAAMNGLHVAKRPVTVVFQENNLFAHLDIFTNTGLGLNARLRLDRNDRQKISHALARVGLEGFERRMPASLSGGERQRAAFARALVRNRPVLLLDEPFAALDPEMRGEMGALLLELHAETGNTVMIVSHEPGEVEEIADHRLVIENEAISMRY; via the coding sequence GTGACGCAATCTCCCTCAATCGTTCTGGACTCCGCGGCTCTTGCCCTCGGCGACAAGAATTTCCGCTTCAGCGGCGAAATCGCCGGCGGGCGGGTGACGGCGGTGACCGGCCGCTCCGGCTCCGGCAAGACCACGCTTTTGAACCTGATCGCCGGCTTTGAAGAACCCGACAGCGGGCGCGTCATCATCGGCGGCGCGGCGATGAATGGCCTGCATGTGGCAAAGCGTCCGGTCACGGTCGTGTTTCAGGAAAACAATCTCTTTGCCCATCTCGATATCTTCACCAATACCGGCCTTGGGCTGAATGCGCGCCTCAGGCTTGATCGAAACGACAGGCAAAAGATCAGTCATGCCCTTGCCCGCGTCGGCCTTGAAGGCTTTGAACGCCGCATGCCCGCCTCGCTTTCCGGCGGGGAGCGCCAGCGCGCCGCCTTTGCCCGCGCGCTGGTGCGCAATCGCCCGGTTCTTCTGCTCGACGAGCCCTTTGCCGCGCTCGACCCGGAGATGCGCGGGGAAATGGGCGCGCTCCTGCTTGAACTGCACGCGGAAACCGGCAATACCGTGATGATCGTCTCGCACGAGCCCGGCGAGGTCGAAGAGATCGCCGATCACCGCCTTGTCATCGAGAATGAGGCGATTTCGATGCGCTATTGA
- a CDS encoding LytTR family DNA-binding domain-containing protein, protein MQFTLREMHRDFTHWRTYGLLAIVILVAAWSGPFGTEREFPFFLRLVYWAAVVLLTFSAAHFFGAWTSFLLRRRGLHAFPRILLVTLAAGFASTAAVLPVTIVVSGKEALSPAALFSTAYHALLIAAAAVGAMELLRGKKGDAVATGPSGEAERPPPLLARLPLEKRGRLISLSVSDHYVDVVTTRGRAMVLIRLKDAIGETAPEPGIRIHRSHWVALAAVERVERRDGRLAIVTGAGEVLPVSRSYQADVRAAGLTPG, encoded by the coding sequence TTGCAGTTCACGCTTCGCGAAATGCACAGGGATTTTACCCACTGGCGGACCTACGGGCTTCTTGCGATCGTCATTCTCGTCGCCGCATGGTCCGGCCCCTTCGGTACGGAGCGCGAATTCCCCTTCTTCCTGCGCCTGGTCTATTGGGCGGCCGTGGTTCTTCTGACCTTTTCCGCCGCGCATTTCTTCGGCGCCTGGACAAGCTTTCTGCTGCGCCGGCGGGGCCTGCATGCGTTTCCTCGCATCCTTCTGGTCACGCTTGCGGCGGGGTTTGCCAGCACGGCCGCCGTGCTGCCGGTCACCATTGTCGTCTCCGGCAAAGAGGCGCTTTCGCCCGCCGCGCTCTTCTCCACGGCCTACCACGCGCTGCTGATCGCGGCTGCCGCTGTCGGCGCCATGGAGCTTCTGCGCGGCAAAAAAGGCGATGCCGTCGCGACCGGGCCATCTGGCGAGGCGGAGCGCCCGCCGCCGCTGCTCGCGCGCCTGCCGCTGGAAAAGCGCGGCAGGCTGATCTCGCTCTCGGTTTCCGATCACTATGTCGACGTGGTCACGACGCGCGGACGGGCCATGGTGCTGATCCGTCTGAAGGATGCGATCGGGGAGACCGCACCGGAGCCCGGGATAAGAATTCACCGCTCGCATTGGGTGGCGCTTGCGGCTGTCGAGAGAGTGGAGCGGAGGGACGGGCGTCTTGCGATCGTCACCGGCGCCGGCGAAGTGCTGCCGGTCAGCCGCAGCTATCAGGCGGATGTGAGGGCCGCCGGCCTCACCCCGGGCTGA
- the fdxA gene encoding ferredoxin FdxA yields the protein MTYVVTDNCIKCKYTDCVEVCPVDCFYEGENFLVIHPDECIDCGVCEPECPAEAIKPDTEPGLDQWLKLNAEYAETWPNITIKKEPLPDAEAMDGVENKFEQFFSDKPGAGD from the coding sequence ATGACCTATGTCGTGACCGATAACTGCATCAAGTGCAAATATACCGACTGCGTTGAAGTCTGTCCGGTGGACTGTTTCTATGAGGGCGAGAACTTTCTGGTTATCCATCCGGACGAATGCATCGATTGCGGCGTTTGCGAGCCGGAATGCCCGGCCGAGGCAATCAAGCCGGATACCGAACCGGGCCTTGACCAGTGGCTGAAGCTCAACGCCGAATATGCCGAAACCTGGCCGAATATCACCATCAAGAAGGAGCCGCTGCCCGACGCCGAGGCCATGGACGGCGTCGAAAACAAGTTCGAGCAGTTCTTCTCTGACAAGCCGGGCGCCGGCGACTGA
- a CDS encoding RNA polymerase factor sigma-32 yields MNVDVQDHRIASAAMAAPYLTREQETELAARWRGSDDSNARNDIAMAHLRLVVAMAGKFRGFGLPKSDLVQEGYVGLLEAAARFDHERGVRFSTYASWWVRASMQDYVLRNWSIVRGGTSSSQKALFFKLRQLRAKIAARDRGTSSQSIYEEIAKSLGVPVSDVQVMDARLSGNDASLQAPVGGEGEEGTERIDLLVCDQPLPEEQVSGMIDGERLSARLKRALSKLSPRENRVIRARKLAEDGATLAELGAELGISKERVRQIETRALEKLKSAMTADSGMIAVTA; encoded by the coding sequence ATGAATGTCGACGTACAGGATCACCGCATAGCCAGCGCAGCAATGGCCGCGCCCTATCTGACCCGCGAACAGGAAACGGAACTGGCGGCGCGGTGGCGCGGCAGCGACGACAGCAACGCCCGAAACGATATCGCCATGGCGCATCTCAGGCTGGTGGTCGCCATGGCCGGCAAGTTTCGCGGCTTCGGCCTTCCCAAGTCCGATCTGGTCCAGGAAGGCTATGTCGGCCTTCTTGAGGCGGCGGCCCGGTTCGATCACGAGCGCGGCGTCCGCTTCTCGACCTATGCCAGCTGGTGGGTGCGCGCCTCGATGCAGGATTATGTGCTGCGCAACTGGTCGATCGTACGCGGCGGCACGAGTTCCAGCCAGAAGGCGCTGTTTTTCAAACTGCGTCAACTGCGCGCCAAGATTGCCGCACGCGACCGCGGGACGAGTTCCCAGTCGATCTATGAGGAAATCGCCAAGAGCCTCGGCGTTCCGGTCTCGGATGTCCAGGTGATGGATGCGCGGCTTTCCGGCAACGACGCCTCGCTGCAGGCCCCGGTCGGCGGCGAGGGCGAGGAGGGCACCGAACGCATCGATCTTCTGGTCTGCGACCAGCCGCTGCCGGAGGAGCAGGTCTCCGGCATGATCGACGGCGAGCGCCTGAGCGCCAGGCTGAAGCGCGCGCTCTCCAAGCTGTCGCCGCGCGAAAACCGGGTGATCCGCGCCCGCAAGCTCGCCGAAGACGGCGCGACGCTCGCCGAACTCGGCGCCGAACTCGGCATCTCCAAGGAACGGGTGCGCCAGATTGAAACGCGCGCGCTGGAGAAGTTGAAATCGGCGATGACCGCCGATAGCGGCATGATCGCCGTTACGGCCTGA
- a CDS encoding DUF3309 family protein produces the protein MLGTILLIIIILLLIGALPRWGYSRTWGYGPSGGLGLVLLIVIILLIAGYV, from the coding sequence ATGCTCGGCACAATCCTGCTCATCATCATTATCCTGCTTCTGATCGGCGCCCTGCCGCGCTGGGGCTATTCGCGGACATGGGGTTACGGACCGTCTGGCGGTCTGGGTCTCGTCCTGCTAATCGTCATCATCCTGCTCATCGCAGGCTATGTATAA